A genomic segment from Hypanus sabinus isolate sHypSab1 chromosome 8, sHypSab1.hap1, whole genome shotgun sequence encodes:
- the LOC132398600 gene encoding small integral membrane protein 30-like: MASWWGLQSVRTVLITLLAAVPGAQALDGGDAVALLLGLALSTVGLCACLGWYARRRSGQL; this comes from the coding sequence ATGGCTTCCTGGTGGGGATTGCAGTCGGTGCGCACGGTGCTGATCACGCTGCTGGCGGCGGTGCCGGGAGCCCAGGCTCTGGACGGAGGGGACGCGGTGGCGTTGCTGCTGGGACTGGCGCTGAGCACGGTGGGGCTGTGCGCCTGCCTGGGCTGGTACGCCCGCAGGAGGAGCGGGCAGCTCTGA